CGGTTCCCCATGCTGATTCTGGGAATCGAAAGCAGCTGCGACGAAACCTCCGTCGCTCTGGTCGAGGACGGCGTCCGGATCCTGGGAAACGAGGTTTCGTCCCAGGCGGATATTCACCGTCTCTACGGCGGCGTGGTCCCGGAGCTGGCCGCGCGCGCCCACCTGGAAAACCTCTTTCCGCTGCTCGACGAACTGGAGGCGGCGACCGGGGTCTCGGCCGATCGGGCCGAAGCGGTCGCCTTCACCCGCGGGCCCGGATTGATCGGGGCGCTGCTCGTGGGGACGGCCGCGGCCAAGGGTTTCGCCTATGCCCGCGGCCTCCCCCTGGTCGGAGTCGACCATCTTAAGGCCCACCTCTACGCTCCCTGCCTGGCCGGGGCCGTATTCGAGTTCCCCTTGGTC
The bacterium DNA segment above includes these coding regions:
- a CDS encoding tRNA (adenosine(37)-N6)-threonylcarbamoyltransferase complex transferase subunit TsaD translates to MLILGIESSCDETSVALVEDGVRILGNEVSSQADIHRLYGGVVPELAARAHLENLFPLLDELEAATGVSADRAEAVAFTRGPGLIGALLVGTAAAKGFAYARGLPLVGVDHLKAHLYAPCLAGAVFEFPLVGFVVSGGHTALVLAKSWTEASLLGATRDDAAGEAFDKVAALL